In Fragaria vesca subsp. vesca unplaced genomic scaffold, FraVesHawaii_1.0 scf0511405, whole genome shotgun sequence, the sequence CCCCTTGCAGTTAAAGACACCTTGGCTACTTTGAGAATCGGCAGCAATGGAAATCTGGATCTTGTAGATGGGAAGCAGAGTTCTGTATGGTCAACCAATGTTTCGGTGTCAACTAATGGTTCGGCTGCAGTTCTTTTGGACAGTGGAACCTTTGTTCTCAAAGATGACATGGGAGCTGATTTGTGGCAGACTTTTGATTATCCTAGTGACTCACTTCTGCCAAGTATGTTGCTGGGATTTGATAGTAATActggaaactggaattcgTTGACATCATGGAAAGGTCAAAATGATCCATCAACTGGGGTATTCTCGTTTGGATTGTCAGCGCAGATGCCAACACAATTGTTCATTTGGAAAAATGGATCAACTCCCAACTGGAGAAGTGGTCCATGGGATAAATCAAAGTTTGTTGGTATACCTGGTATGAGTACTCAGTATCTAAGTGGATTCACTCTAGATGATAATGTCAGACAGGGAACAAGGTATTTCTCGTACAGTTTATATG encodes:
- the LOC101305126 gene encoding G-type lectin S-receptor-like serine/threonine-protein kinase SD1-29-like; translated protein: NGNLDLVDGKQSSVWSTNVSVSTNGSAAVLLDSGTFVLKDDMGADLWQTFDYPSDSLLPSMLLGFDSNTGNWNSLTSWKGQNDPSTGVFSFGLSAQMPTQLFIWKNGSTPNWRSGPWDKSKFVGIPGMSTQYLSGFTLDDNVRQGTRYFSYSLYDKTLAYMDISSDGIFKLMLSENGENWGLNFAAPMNACESYGACGPFGFCKASDPPVCQCLKGFKPKSVEEWSKGNWTGGCVRQTKLSCERQTNTSVSTMGKKDEFWKMENSKIPDLHEYLTSLSNDFREDYSLYILGVHLGW